TCAAGATGGTCGATGATAATTGCCTTGTCCAAGCATCTAAAGTTTTCAACTAGTAAGACAAATCATTGGGgataaaaaggaaacaaaaaacaaattataattgaacttctgaaaatgaaaaaaaaacacacacacacaaactaGCAAGGCAAATCATGTTGGTCTTATGTGCATTAGTGCTAGAAGCATTAAAGTTATGGTGATATAAAGTTCCATTttgatttatataatttatagatACAACTATTCTGACCCCAAAGGATGTCATGACTATGAAGCTTTGTCTATGTAAAATTGTACCTAAAGATAAGATGAGGCTTTGCATTATGGTGGCCTGTTAGCATACCTCAATTGACTGGTCTGTGCCAAAAGCCTCCTAGTCTCATGCTGATCCTTGTCATCTCTAGAATACACACCAAAACCAGCGGATGTTCCATTGATGTGCCGCTTCCTCACCGCCGCCACAAACACCTGAGCCACCGTGGTGAAGGGGCTGCCTAAGGGTCCCTGCTTTCTGTATTTCTTGTAACCAAACAGAAACACAGCCAAAGCTACCGCCATTGCCCCTGTCAATATGCCAAACCCTGCCGCCCACCCAACATTATCCTGCACCAAGGAGTGACAAATTTTTGGGAGATTCAGAATTCCAATGGTTATTAAATTTTGGGAGATTTAGCATTCCAATAATCAGTAAATGATTGTGGGGCTAAAAGGCCCCGCAGTATTATTGTGTTTATCTTTGCATTCACACATAAATGACTACAGGCACAATTCAAggacaaagttttaaaattttgacatATACTTTGGAATATTTTGAACATAAGGAATTAATAAAACAACAGTGTCACCaaaaaatttcccaaattttaaTCACCAAGCAACTTACATGTCACTTTCTCACTGGttgtaaataaatgaaaaactgTCACAAACGGGACACAGAATTTTTGGATTGGATGCGAAAAGGTAATTGAATTTCGTGTCTAAAATAACCCCCAAAACAAACTATTTGTGTATGTAAATAtgatcagaggaagaggctgtTGACCTGCACATATATGACTACTAAAATGGCAGCAGAGGCACCAACTGTGATCCCCAAGTACCACCAGTTGAAGAATGAGCTCTTCGCCTTTTTCTCCTCCGGTGAGTCTTCACGAAACTGGTCTGCTGCAAAGGTTTGCACACAGGGTTTGTGCCCAGCTAGTCCAACTGACAACATGTAAAGTGCTACAAAGAACATTGCCTTCTGATAATGCAGAGGAATTACTGAAACTGTTATGGTTAGCAGTACCATTGCCTGCAGAAAGACATTAAAAACTAACAatcatggtttttatttaaaagggtaaCTAATGAAATCAGTTTTGGCTGAACTTTTTACCAGTAAATATATGATGGAGGAGACAAAGATGGTGCTGAATCTGCCAAGAAAGGCATCAGCTATGAAGGCTCCAAGTAATGGGAGGAGAGATGAGACTCCAACCCAAGTATTTACATTTTTTGCAGCCATGGGGATTGGCTCATGGAGTTCATTTGTGAGGTATGTGATGAGGTTACCAGCCATACCATAGTAAGCAAATCTCTCTGCCACCTCAACAACTGAAACaatcaaatacaaaaagattttggagattaatttaaaaaactctaagaagaagcagaagtggaagaggaagaagttgGCTTACGGATGATGAAAATAGCAGCACCCCAGCCACCTCTGGAACTGGAAAGTTCTTCTTGGCTGATGAGATTCTGCTCTCCGTCTTCATGGTAATTTTGAATCCTTAATGGTGGTGCAGCGCCAGAGGTAGCCATAACAAATTGGTGAACGGATTTGGTATCTACTCGGTTGAAGTTTGAGGTTCAATTTTGAGTATTTTCTAAGTGCACTTACATACATACAAGTAGTACTTAGGAAACTCTGTTGGTATTTATTATAGCATGTCATTTTATGTAAAGTAGATGCTCAATCAGATTTAATTGATGTTGActgaaaaaaagaacagatttgaaaagacaaaaaaacaaacgaGAGGAGGAGAAGCAAAGTGCGGACACAAAAGAGACGTGAACACTTTGAGGTTTTGCTGCTATTGGAAaggtagaaaaaaaaacaaggcaCGTACTAGTTGATCTCTCAAAATCGtgcaagtgtttttttttttggaaaatttatataaataccaCATGAACTAATAAGAGTGTGCGGATTTATCACCCaaagaataaaatttgatTGATTACCTCCTAGACTTCAACTTTAGTGCAAATCTACCACCTCCGTtaaatttaacataaaatCTCTGTTAAATGAAGTTacataagggcaattttgtcaatCACTATgcacttaaaaaaataaaagaaattaaaaacaaaaacaaccccACACTCAAATCCCATGTAGCCCACCTCACCCACTGCTCAACAAACgccctctcttctctccctcttcttccCTTCTATCAATTAGTTTCAACAGAAATTAAAGAGGAGtagaacataaaaataaagataaattattaaattaataaaataattttgggGCTGTTAATTTATAGGTGGGTAGGCTACGGCGGTTTGAGAAGGTGAGTGGTggggatgaggaggaggagggggaggGGTTGGGTTAGGcaacagagagagaggtaaAAAGTGTGTGATTGGGGAGGGGTTACTTACTAAGCAGTGGGTGAGgaaggagggagggagaggggTCTGGGAGTTTGTTTAATACAGGAGAgtagggatggcaacgggtCTGGTAGGGGTcgggtatgacaataccatcctCATGCCCGTTCTCCATCCCCGCCCCCGTCCCTGAACCCATCCCCGTTTATTAGGTTTCGGGGAATCCCCGTCCCCGCCCCCATCGAGGGACTATCCCCCGTACCCGCCCCGAATCCCcgatttttttgcataaaaaaatattgatcatacattttaacattaagtttcatattaaattattattcaacacatccaaattaactataaagttcaactcaactattcaaaatcacatcaatatgagattccatagaaaattaggaagaattaggagagggaatttaacttagggttaaacataaatattataaatatttatttatttatttaaatataaacatatatattttcgggtCGGGTTAGGGGATGGAGACgccaataccatcccctccCCATACCCGTCagggatttttcaagttcggAGATCCCCATACCCGATACCCATTTAGCTTCTAAATCTCCCCCCGTTAGGGTCGGGAACCCGACGGGGACCCGCCCCTACGGGTATTTTTGCCATTCCTACGGGAGAGGAGAGCGGGGCTATTGTAGGTCGGCGAAGGGCTGCAATGGGTTCAAGGTAAGatgttttttaatgtttttatttatgaattctAGGGATAAAATTGGAATATTGACCCAAAATTTTAGTGAAAAGGGTGAACAGAGAAAATTTTGGGGTGTATTTGGAACGTTTTGACGGAAAATTAGATAGAAGTTAATAGAGGTGGCACATTAACACCAAAACTGAAGTTTGAGTGGTAAATAGTTAAACAATATGGGCATCGAGGTTTCAATTTCACTAATTTTtttggagcaattgctccCTCATGAAAGATTCTGGGTTCGAATCCTCTATGTACTGTGTGCAAGTTTAGTATGTTATCGTCcctctcaataaaaaaaaagttctcataaaaaaaaaattactattaAATAAacacattattttttatttggcgttatatatatatatctcatgTGCTGATCCAAGCTCACTAGCTTAGCTTGGAGGTACAAGCCTAGAACCTCCACCACACTAACGTTCCTTgtctttttataatttttcttcgGGTTAATGgttttattagtccctaaAATTTcacccgatttgcatttgagtacctcaatttccaaaatagttCCCGTagtcctttaactttagtttcgtttggacaaatggtcctaccgtcaattttgttaactttttctattaaatgcaggggcaaaatggtatttttatattaaaactaaaaaaatgaataaaaaatcatatctttaaaataacaataaaatcaaatcaaataaaaaaccaaccaaaaaaaaaatcaagtttgtGGGGAGTAGAAATTGGGATAAAGGGGAAGGGAGAGAgtttaagtttaatttttttagtttttttaaattttttat
Above is a window of Prunus persica cultivar Lovell chromosome G2, Prunus_persica_NCBIv2, whole genome shotgun sequence DNA encoding:
- the LOC18786342 gene encoding protein NRT1/ PTR FAMILY 5.4 isoform X1; the protein is MATSGAAPPLRIQNYHEDGEQNLISQEELSSSRGGWGAAIFIILVEVAERFAYYGMAGNLITYLTNELHEPIPMAAKNVNTWVGVSSLLPLLGAFIADAFLGRFSTIFVSSIIYLLAMVLLTITVSVIPLHYQKAMFFVALYMLSVGLAGHKPCVQTFAADQFREDSPEEKKAKSSFFNWWYLGITVGASAAILVVIYVQDNVGWAAGFGILTGAMAVALAVFLFGYKKYRKQGPLGSPFTTVAQVFVAAVRKRHINGTSAGFGVYSRDDKDQHETRRLLAQTSQLRCLDKAIIIDHLDASSKNRNPWRLCSLNQVEEVKLVLRLIPVWMCCLLFAVVQSFVQTFFTKQGSTMVRSIGPNFKLPQASLQIFLGLTIAVAIPIYDRVFVPTARKFTGHSSGITILQRIGIGLFLSIISMMVAALVEAKRVGIVIDHNLLDNPKAIVPMRVWWLIPQYMVCGLSDVFAFVGLQEFFYGQTPEAMRSMGAAAYLSVVGVGNFICSAIITSVQAISSKSGEKWLTDNLNRAHLDYFYWLIAALSTLNLCVYVWIAKGFVYKKLEAEETGKEKELA